AGCGAGCACAAGCGCCATTCCGCAGGTGTCCGTGACCCCGGCAAACACGAGACCGGCGCCTACGAATGCGGCCAATCCGGCGAAATAAGGGTGTACCAGCAGCGCCAAGATGGAACTGATCAGCACGATCGAACCGGCAGCGATGCGGACTTGCCGTTCCAGCGAGAGTGTCTTCTTGCCGCGCACGACCGGCAGGCCGGCATCGGCCCACGCCAGGGTGCCCCCCTCGACGTTGATCGCGTTCAGCCCCGCCGCCGAAAGTCGCTCGCAGGCTTGCTTTCCCCGACTGCCCGACCGGCAAATGAAGTACACGGGCCG
This genomic interval from Pirellulales bacterium contains the following:
- a CDS encoding rhodanese-like domain-containing protein — protein: MATISPKELAELPAAGQGVQLIDVRTPAEFREVHVDFARNIPLDRLTADAVKEVAQADRPVYFICRSGSRGKQACERLSAAGLNAINVEGGTLAWADAGLPVVRGKKTLSLERQVRIAAGSIVLISSILALLVHPYFAGLAAFVGAGLVFAGVTDTCGMALVLARMPWNQASGGDGTACCT